In Brienomyrus brachyistius isolate T26 chromosome 3, BBRACH_0.4, whole genome shotgun sequence, the following proteins share a genomic window:
- the c3h12orf4 gene encoding protein C12orf4 homolog, translating to MKKNKGKISTTEKEFTFEFRAGKQHYVLTVPLQFPVQENTSDLLGRLKLLHKLPCFVENDLKTVLCSFIERETILDYDREAETILQKLTTKDLDMDRLTDSWAKVYSESTLEHARPEEPSREEDFADVYHELIHSPASDTLLNLEHNYFLSISELISERDMELKKLQERQAVEMDSVMQELGKTLSDQDVNAVASQHFDAQQVLENKWANELKQVTTIQKQEYQEWVLKLHQDLQNPNNSTINEEIKVKPSQLSEASAQMFEEQQLEESFTIHLGAQLKTMHNLRLLRADVLDFCKHRRHGSGGAKLRRLQTALSLYSTSLCGLVLLVDNRVNSYSGIKRDFATVSKECTDFHFPWLEEQLEVVQQVVLYARAQRNSKQREQPEGPKNGGGEDNAKNLERNTSNILPGEFYITRHSNLSEVHIVFHLCVDDNVRSGNITARDPAIMGLRNILKVCCTHDITTITVPLLLVHDMSEEMTIPWCLKRAELVFKCVKGFMMEMVSWDGGISRTVQFLVPQSISEEMFYQLSNMLPQIFRVSSTLTLTSKR from the exons atgaaGAAAAATAAGGGGAAAATAAGCACAACGGAAAAGGAATTTACGTTTGAGTTCAGGGCAGGGAAGCAGCACTATGTCCTGACGGTGCCCCTGCAGTTCCCGGTGCAGGAGAACACCAGCGACCTCCTCGGGCGGCTGAAGCTACTGCACAAACTGCCCTGCTTCGTAGAAAACG ATTTGAAGACCGTCCTTTGTAGCTTTATAGAGAGAGAAACCATCCTGGACTATGACAGGGAAGCAGAGACCATCCTGCAGAAGCTGACGACGAAGGATCTGGACATGGACAGGCTCACAGATTCTTGGGCTAAGGTCTACAGTGAG AGCACGCTGGAGCACGCGCGGCCTGAGGAGCCAAGCCGAGAGGAAGATTTCGCTGACGTGTACCACGAGCTGATCCActcccctgcctcagacacGCTGCTCAACCTCGAGCACAACTATTTCCTCAGCATCTCGGAGCTCATCAGCGAGAGGGACATGGAACTGAAGAAACTACaggagag GCAAGCAGTGGAGATGGACAGTGTCATGCAGGAGCTGGGGAAGACCTTGAGCGATCAGGATGTCAACGCGGTGGCCTCGCAGCACTTTGATGCCCAGCAG GTGTTGGAAAATAAGTGGGCCAATGAGCTGAAGCAGGTGACCACGATCCAGAAGCAGGAGTACCAGGAGTGGGTCCTCAAGCTGCACCAGGACCTGCAGAATCCAAACAACAGCACCATCAA CGAGGAGATCAAGGTGAAGCCCAGCCAGTTGAGTGAGGCCTCCGCCCAGATGTTTgaggagcagcagctggagGAAAGCTTCACCATCCATTTAG GTGCACAGCTGAAGACCATGCACAACCTGCGGCTGCTGCGGGCCGACGTGCTGGACTTTTGTAAGCACCGTCGCCATGGCAGCGGCGGCGCCAAGTTGCGGAGGCTGCAGACAGCACTGTCGCTCTACTCCACGTCACTGTGTGGCCTGGTGCTGCTGGTGGATAACCGGGTCAACTCCTACAGCGGCATCAAGAGGG ATTTTGCCACTGTGTCCAAAGAGTGCACAGACTTCCACTTCCCCTGGCTGGAGGAGCAGCTGGAGGTGGTCCAGCAGGTGGTGCTGTATGCCCGGGCACAGAGGAACAGCAAGCAGCGGGAGCAGCCTG AGGGTCCTAAAAATGGAGGCGGTGAGGATAACGCAAAAAACCTTGAAAGGAATACCTCAAATATTTTACCAG GTGAATTCTACATCACCCGGCACTCCAACCTGTCAGAGGTGCACATTGTCTTCCACCTGTGCGTGGATGACAACGTGCGCTCAGGCAACATCACAGCCCGCGACCCGGCCATCATGGGCCTACGCAACATCCTGAAGGTGTGCTGCACACATGACATCACCACCATCACCGTGCCCCTGCTTCTGGTTCATGACATGTCAGAG GAGATGACCATCCCCTGGTGTTTGAAGCGGGCCGAGCTGGTGTTCAAATGTGTGAAAG GATTCATGATGGAAATGGTCTCCTGGGATGGAGGGATTTCCCGCACGGTGCAGTTCCTGGTGCCACAG AGTATCTCAGAAGAGATGTTCTACCAGCTGAGTAACATGCTGCCCCAGATCTTCCGGGTCTCCTCCACGCTGACGCTCACCTCCAAGCGCTGA
- the rad51ap1 gene encoding RAD51-associated protein 1 isoform X2, producing the protein MERPSRNKKTVNYSEFQQDADDDDFTSVKVPPTKKPRKSVGEPEREKKAESKTITTTSQGANSQQTAPKSRLSVDEKMYERNLEAALQLSMIASAAAAEIPVNENQPPPELDAKALSPLLSNCSVDPSFLGLDKITDEVGSHSTPSRQRKAASKAAEQQKRILSAGRDSGAENEGDEDYQPTCTPDADSDSDEDFAEDGESEEEEFTITKSRSVKKGGSKKQTASRAGGSGSEGKPRKAAKAKAQPAKTPTVCRAAAPSRPASVPNISKHAVPISPAGGRLAKWNPPGQIGRSPTITSKPQGKSPVQGLRLGLSRLARVKPLHPSLAP; encoded by the exons ATGGAGAGACCCTCCAG GAATAAGAAAACTGTTAATTATTCTGAATTTCAACAAGATGCTGACG ATGACGACTTCACCTCTGTGAAAGTGCCACCCACCAAAAAGCCCCGAAAGTCCGTAGGAGAGCCGGAGCGAGAGAAGAAAGCTGAAAGTAAAACGATTACAACCACAAGCCAGGGGGCCAACTCGCAGCAAACGGCCCCTAAGTCGAG GCTATCTGTGGATGAGAAAATGTACGAACGCAACTTGGAAGCAGCTCTTCAGCTGTCCATGATCGCTTCGGCTGCGGCGGCAGAAATCCCTG TCAATGAGAATCAGCCTCCCCCTGAACTGGATGCGAAGGCTCTGTCTCCGCTGCTGTCTAACTGCAGTGTGGACCCCAGCTTTTTGG GTCTGGATAAGATTACAGATGAGGTGGGGTCCCACAGCACCCCCTCCAGGCAGAGAAAAGCAGCATCCAAGGCTGCTGAGCAGCAGAAGCGAATACTGAGTGCCGGGAGGGACAGCGGTGCTGAGAATGAAGGGGATGAGGATTATCAGCCCACTTGCACACCAG ATGCCGATTCCGATAGCGACGAAGACTTCGCCGAGGACGGCGAGAGCGAAGAGGAGGAGTTCACGATTACGAAAAGCAGAAGTGTGAAGAAGGGAGGGAGTAAGAAGCAGACAGCCAGCCGCGCGGGGGGCTCGGGGAGTGAGGGGAAGCCCCGCAAGGCCGCCAAAGCGAAAGCACAGCCAGCAA AGACTCCCACGGTGTGTCGCGCTGCAGCTCCTTCAAGACCAGCTTCTGTGCCCAACATATCGAAACATGCAGTACCCAtcagtccagcagggggcagactGGCCAAATGGAATCCACCTG GTCAAATTGGGCGTAGTCCTACCATCACATCGAAACCTCAGGGGAagtctcctgttcagggtctgAGACTCGGGCTGTCCCGTCTGGCCCGGGTGAAACCCCTGCACCCCAGTCTGGCTCCCTGA
- the rad51ap1 gene encoding RAD51-associated protein 1 isoform X1 encodes MERPSRNKKTVNYSEFQQDADDDDFTSVKVPPTKKPRKSVGEPEREKKAESKTITTTSQGANSQQTAPKSRLSVDEKMYERNLEAALQLSMIASAAAAEIPGVNENQPPPELDAKALSPLLSNCSVDPSFLGLDKITDEVGSHSTPSRQRKAASKAAEQQKRILSAGRDSGAENEGDEDYQPTCTPDADSDSDEDFAEDGESEEEEFTITKSRSVKKGGSKKQTASRAGGSGSEGKPRKAAKAKAQPAKTPTVCRAAAPSRPASVPNISKHAVPISPAGGRLAKWNPPGQIGRSPTITSKPQGKSPVQGLRLGLSRLARVKPLHPSLAP; translated from the exons ATGGAGAGACCCTCCAG GAATAAGAAAACTGTTAATTATTCTGAATTTCAACAAGATGCTGACG ATGACGACTTCACCTCTGTGAAAGTGCCACCCACCAAAAAGCCCCGAAAGTCCGTAGGAGAGCCGGAGCGAGAGAAGAAAGCTGAAAGTAAAACGATTACAACCACAAGCCAGGGGGCCAACTCGCAGCAAACGGCCCCTAAGTCGAG GCTATCTGTGGATGAGAAAATGTACGAACGCAACTTGGAAGCAGCTCTTCAGCTGTCCATGATCGCTTCGGCTGCGGCGGCAGAAATCCCTG GAGTCAATGAGAATCAGCCTCCCCCTGAACTGGATGCGAAGGCTCTGTCTCCGCTGCTGTCTAACTGCAGTGTGGACCCCAGCTTTTTGG GTCTGGATAAGATTACAGATGAGGTGGGGTCCCACAGCACCCCCTCCAGGCAGAGAAAAGCAGCATCCAAGGCTGCTGAGCAGCAGAAGCGAATACTGAGTGCCGGGAGGGACAGCGGTGCTGAGAATGAAGGGGATGAGGATTATCAGCCCACTTGCACACCAG ATGCCGATTCCGATAGCGACGAAGACTTCGCCGAGGACGGCGAGAGCGAAGAGGAGGAGTTCACGATTACGAAAAGCAGAAGTGTGAAGAAGGGAGGGAGTAAGAAGCAGACAGCCAGCCGCGCGGGGGGCTCGGGGAGTGAGGGGAAGCCCCGCAAGGCCGCCAAAGCGAAAGCACAGCCAGCAA AGACTCCCACGGTGTGTCGCGCTGCAGCTCCTTCAAGACCAGCTTCTGTGCCCAACATATCGAAACATGCAGTACCCAtcagtccagcagggggcagactGGCCAAATGGAATCCACCTG GTCAAATTGGGCGTAGTCCTACCATCACATCGAAACCTCAGGGGAagtctcctgttcagggtctgAGACTCGGGCTGTCCCGTCTGGCCCGGGTGAAACCCCTGCACCCCAGTCTGGCTCCCTGA